From the Thalassomonas actiniarum genome, the window GCGGCTCAGGATATGGCAATTGCCGTTATCGGCATCGCCTGTCGCTTGCCCGGCGCCGACGGGCCAGAGGCCTTCTGGGATAACCTGAAACAAGGTATAGAGTCGATCAGCTTTTATGGCGCCGATGAAGCGATCAAAGCCGGGCTGACACCCGAGCAGGCCCATAATCCCGATCATGTGCATGCCGCCCCCGTGCTGGCGGATATTGAAGGTTTCGATGCCGATTTCTGGAAATACTCTCCCCGGGAAGCACGTATTATCGATCCCCAGCAGCGGATCTTTCTGGAAACCGCCTGGGAAGCTTTTGAAGACGCCGGTTATACCCCACAGAGCATCGGGCAGGTGGGGGTCTTTGCTTCAGCGGGCACCAATACCTATCTGCTCAACAATATTTTTGCCAACAGCGACTGGCTGCTGCAGGAAAATTTGGGGGAGCTGCTTACGGTAGACTCCACCAACGGCTTTAATGTCATGATCACCAACGACAAGGATTATTTGCCGACGCGGGTTTCCTACAAGCTGAATTTAACCGGGCCGAGCGTCAATGTGCAAACCGCCTGTTCCAGCACCTTAGTGGCGATTCACGAAGCCTGCAAAAGCATACGTTCGGGGGAATCGGCTGTGGCTTTGGCGGGAGGCTGCGCCGCCATGCTGCCGCAATATGCCGGACACTTGTATTCCGAGGGCATGCTGGTCACCCCGGACGGCCATTGCCGGGCTTATGACGCCGGCGCCAGCGGCACCATTTTTGGCAGCGGCTCGGGTGCGATACTGCTCAAGCGTTTGGATAAAGCCGTTGCCGATCGCGATCATATTTATGCCGTGATCCGCGGCTCTGCGGTGACCAACGACGGCGGCCAGAAAATGGGCTTTACCGCGCCGAGCATGCTGGGGGAATACGGTGCTGCCCGTAAAGCCCTGGACAGGGCCGGCGTTTCGGCGGATACCTTAGGTTTTATTGAAGGACACGGCACCGGGACGCCGCTCGGGGATCCGATCGAAGTACAGGCCCTAACCAAGGCGATCCGTCACGATTCGAGCCGTAACCAGTTTTGCGCGCTGGGCTCAGTAAAAACCAATATCGGCCATATGGGCATAGCCTCGGGGATCGCGGGGGCATTAAAAGCGGTGCTGGCAATCAAGCACAAACAGATACCGGCCACCCTGCACTATGAGACGCCGAATCCGCAAATTGATTTTGCCTCGAGTCCCTTTTTTGTCAACGACAAATTATTGCCGTGGCAAACTGACGGCATCCCCAGGCGCGCCGGGGTGAATTCACTCGGCATCGGCGGCACCAATGCCCATGTGATCTTTGAACAGGCCCCCGGGCAGGCGCCGGCAGCTGAGACGGCAGCTGAAACGCCGGACGTTGAAATCCTGCCCCTGGCGGCAAAAAATCCGGCAGCCCTGAGCGCCCTGACAAAGAAATATATCGCCTGGTTAAAACAGCACCCGAAGACCCCGTTACGTGACATTTGTTTTACCGCGCAAACCGGACGTGAGCATTTCCCCTGCCGCCGCGCCTTTGTTGCCGCTAATCGCCAGGCGATGTTAACCGAACTTGAACGCGGACTTGGCGAGCCCGTCAGACGCCAGGATACAGGTAAAGGGCCGGTATTCTTATTTACCGGACAAGGCGCCCAGTATACGGGCATGGCACAAAAACTTTATCACAGCGAAGCAGGCTTCAGGCAATCCCTGGACGAATGCGCAGCCTTGTTTTCACCTTATTTAGAGCATGACTTGCTTGAGGTGATATTTGAGGCGTCGGAAAAGGACGGCCGGCTCTTACAGCAAACCGCTTATACCCAGCCGGCATTGTTTGCCATCCAGGTGGCTTTGCTGCAGTTGCTGGAAGAGTCGGGCATTCAGCCGCAGGCCATGATCGGGCACAGCATAGGTGAATTTGCCGCGGCCTGGTATGCCGGGGTATTCAGTCTGGCGGATGCGGTCAAGCTGGTGGCAACGCGCGGGCGTTTAATGCAGTCATTGCCTGAAGGCGGTGCCATGGCAGCAGTATTGACCGGCAAAGCGCGAATGCAAGATATATTGACGCAAAGCGGTATCAAGGTTTGCCTTGCCGCTAGCAATGCCCCCGACAACCAGGTGATTTCCGCAGATAAAGTGAACCTGGATGCGGCGATAACCGTATTGCAGGATGCAGGCATCAGCGTTAAACGCCTGCCGGTCTCTCACGCATTCCACTCGGTCTTGATGGAGCCCATGCTGCAGGAATTCAGGCAGCTTGTCGAACAGGTATCGTTATCAAGACCCGGCGTGACCTTTATTTCAACCCTGACGGGAGAGGTGGTCGATGAAGCTTTGGCAAGTCCGGATTACTGGGTACGACATGTCCGCGAAACGGTTAATTGCCAGCAAGCCATTAAACTGGCACTGGTTATGGGACACCGCGCTTTTGTCGAGCTCGGTCCCCATCCTGTGATGTGCGCTTTCGGTTTGCAAATCGCAGCGGATGATGTCCCGGCACTTTGGCAGCCTTGCCTAAGGCGCAACAGCGATGATCAGCAGAGCCTGCAAACGGCATTGGCCGCCTTGTATCAGGCCGGTTGTGATCTGGACTGGGGCACACGCAACCGGGATAAACCCGGATATAGGGTGCCGCTGCCGACTTACCCCTGGCAGCGGGTAAGGCACTGGATTGAAGCCAACCGGCAACCTGGTTTGGCCGAAGCGGCGCAGACAGATCCCCTGCTGGGGGAGTCCATCGCACTGCCGCATGTCAGTCAGCAGCTGTACCGTTGCCGCTTTGACGCTAACCGTATGCCTGAGCTGGCGGATCACCGGGTATTCGGGCATATGGTGCCGCCAGGGGCTATTTATGCCGCCAAAATGATGCGGGCGGCAATGGACGCGGTTTCCAGCTCCCGGGTCCGGCTTGACAACCTGATGTTTATCAAACCCATGGTGATCAAAGATGATGCCAGCCGGGATGTTCAGGTGATTTTGACCCGGGAACAGCAGGGCATGAAATGTGAGCTAAGCAGCTGCAGCGCCGGCGACAATACCATGGATACCCGCACTCAGCTGCATGCCAGGGCGCAGGCGGCCAAATCGACCGATGCCGTGAAAAGTGTCGATCTCGATGTTTTAAAAGCCGCTTGCCCTCAGCCAATGGCTGTGACGGCACATCAGGAAAAAATGCAGGCTATGCATATTGAACTGGGGGCATCGTTTGGCTGGCTAAACTCGATCCAAACGGGACAGCATCAGGCCCTTGCCAGGATTGCACCGCCCCCGGGGATGTCCGCCAGCGATGCCGCCCGTTTGCATCCGGGTTTGATTGATGCCCATTGGCAGGTGCTGATGGAAGCAATGCCGGGAGGAACTGAAGGGACGCTTATTCCCTTTTGTCTCGATAGCTTTATTTGCCACGCACTGCCTGAAGAAGGGGAGTTATGGTGTCACGCCCAGTGGCAAGCCGACATGCAGCAAGAGGGGCGCTTTAGAGGCAACATCAAACTGCTTGACAATACCGGCAAGGTCTTGATTGAGACCCTGGGGCTGGAGTTGCGCCGAGCCGATGAAGGGGCTATCCGCTCTGCTCTGGGGCCGGGCATTAACGACTGGTTTTATAAAATGGATTGGCAGCCGGTCGCTTTATCTGGCCAAAACGAAGTCGGCGGCGATTGCCTGATTATCGGCCACCATCCGCTGGCAAATGCCTTGTGTGAATATATACAAAGTCCAAACATAGCCGTGACCTATATTCAGGGGCAGGGCTCGCGCCGGCAGGTGGCGGCCGATGTTGCCGAAGTTTTAACGGTTTCAGACACCATAAAGACCGTTATTTTTATTGCCGGTGACTGGCCGTTCGAAGATGCCGCTACGGGGTGCCAGCAATTTTTAGGGGTCATCCAGGCATTAAAGCACCATGGCGGGCATGGTTTGCGTCTGCTCCTGGTCACGCATAACTGCCGGCAGGTCTCACTTTCGGATGTGGACACCAATACCACGACTGATACCGCGATCAATATTGCACATGCGCCTCTGCCGGGAATGGTGGCGGCATTACAACATGAACTGTCCCGGTTATCCGTGTTGTCTCTGGATTTAGAGCAGCAAGCCGAGCAAGATCAGGCAGTACAGGCAATCGCAACTTGTATCTTCAACCGGGATGATTCGCAAACCCAGCTTGCCTGGCATCAAAAGAACTATTATGCCCCGGCGCTGGCGGCTTTGCCCTATAAAGAGCCGGCGGAAAAAATGACGTTGTCGGCAACGGATGTCCAGCTGGTGATAGGCGGTCATGGCGGCTTAGGCATGGCGCTTATTCCCTGGTTGGCGGATTGCGGCGCCCGCACCATAGTTGTTGCCGGGCGTCACGCCCCGACACAGGCATCGCAGGCATTATTTGATGTTTTGGCCGGGCAGGGAGTGAAAATAACGCATATCCAATGCGATGTCACCGTATCTGCCGATGTACAACACCTGGTGCAAAATGCAAGGGCATACGGTGAGCTGCAATCTGTTTTTTATCTGGCGGGCGTACTCGATGATGCGCTGGTGGAAAACCTGGATGAAACCGGCTTTAACAAGGTGCTGTTGCCCAAACTCTCGGGGGCGTGGCATTTACACCAGGCGTTAGGCGACTGCCCGGTGGAGTTTGCGGTGTTCTTCTCTTCTGTGGCATCCGTGTTCGGCTCAGCAGGGCAGGCGGCTTATGCTGCCGGTAATGCCGCTTTGGATGCGCTGGCACATTACCGCCGCGGGCAGGGGCTGGCGGCATTAACTATCAATTGGGGGCCGTGGAGTGATGTCGGTATGGCCGCCAATATGGACGAGCGCCATAAAAAACGTTTGCTGGCCCAGGGCTATCACACCATAGCGCCGGCCGATGGCTTAAGCGCTTTGGCCTTTGCTATGGCTCATGCGAGAGAATATGCGCAACTGGTGGCGGCGCCGATCGAGCCCGGAAAAATCAGTGAGTTGCCGGGTCAGCAAGCATTGCTGCGTGCTCTTGCCGGTGCCGGCGGGGCTAAACCGACTGTGGCAGAAAAATCGCCACAACCTGTGCTGGTAGCCGAGTTGGCGGCTATGGCGACGCCACAACGTATAAAACGGGTCGAGCAATACCTGCTTAACCTGGTAAAAGACATGTTGCAGGTTGATCTTGCACAGCAGTTAGATGTCGATAAAGGTTTGTTTGATCTCGGGATGGATTCTATGACAGCGGTAGAGGTAAAAGACCGGCTGGAGCGGGATATAGGCTGCAAGCTAAGGTCTACCTTGGCTTTTGACTATCCGACGATCAGGCGAATGGCTGCTTACTTGGTAGAAACCTTGTTTGCCGATTCGCTGCAACAAGCATTAGAACCCGAGCAAGCCGAACAGGGAGTCGGGCTTGAGGAGCTGTCAGAAAAAGAACTGGCAGAAATGCTTATGCAGGAAATTGGCGCTAAGGAGTCCCGGTAGCCATTGCAAAGATTGGGAAGGTTGTTTTGTTTGATTGGTTATCTTGCTGTTTTTTATAAAAACAGCTGTGCAAGGTGGCCGTGTCGGTTGAAATGACAGTTCTGATGTGCAGTAAAGGTAAGTTGTTAATAAGTGTGTTTAACTCAGTGCTGTTTTCAAAGGTAAAGTAAACAGCGATATGGCAAGTTGATTTTTCTGCTTGCTCTAAACGTAGGAAGGAGGAAATATGAATGCTGTAGCCGAAAATGGAAAAAAGGATGCAAAAGAGGCATCAAATGAGTCAACAGCGAGCAAGACTGAACAGGCAAATATGGTGGTGCGCAATTATGCCATTGCCTCAGTAGTACCCAGTTTAGTGCCGATCCCGGCTGTCGATCTGGTGGCAGTAACCGGGATTCAGCTAAAGATGGTGCACAGTTTAGCTAAAATCTACGATGTTCCGTTTAAAGAAGAACTGGTGCGTTCGTCTATTTCATCTTTGATCGGCAGTACCATTGCTTTGTCTGCATCCCGTGTGGCCTCTAGTGCAGTGAAGGTTATACCGGGTGTCGGTTCGATTCTTGGCACATTAACCATGCCAACAATCAGTGGCGCTACTACTTTTGCGTTGGGTAAAGTCTTTATTCAACACTTTGAGTCTGGCGGCACCTTTCTGACTTTTGATCCCGAGAAAGTGCGTGATCATTTTGCCCATCAGTTTGATGAAGGTAAAAAAGTGGTAGCCGAAGCAACTGAGTCTGGTGAAGTTGATCAGGCGGCGGAGAAAGCTAAGGAGGATAGTGGCAGCGGTCGTAAAAAAAACGACAGTAGTTCTAAAAATAAGTAATGTTCGGACAAAAAATACCAGTTGGCTAGTTTAGAGCTGGTATTTTTTTGTATGATTTTCTTAAACAATTTTAGTTTTACGGTATAAATTTTTCGTGCTGTAGATTTATACCGTAACTGATGGAACCCGGTTGACAGGTATCGAATGTTATCAAAATATCTTCCAGCAAAACGCCTGCTTGAGTTTATTGACCAGGAAGCAGTGTATCCGCGAAAAAAGCTTATTTCTTTTTCCGCTATATCCGGCATTACCAATGGCCTGTTGTTAGGTGTAATTAACCACGGGGCCGGCATGGTTGGCGAGTTTTCTGCTGCCGGTTATCTGCAGTTTTATTACCTGATGTTGTTTGCTGCCTTGCTTTCCCTCTTGATATATACCAAAAGATATACGCTGGAGAAGGCTGCGGTATTGGTGGAGGAAGTCCTGTACAAGGTCAGGATACGGATTGCCGATAAGATCCGCCATACCGAGCTCAGTTTTGTTGAAGCAACGGGGCATAGCGAAATCTATAATAGTTTGGCGCAGGATACGGTACAAATCTCGCAAAGCGCGACCGTTGTTTTTGCCTCTATTCAGGCCGCGATTATGCTGATCTTCACTATGGTGTATGTTGCCTGGCTGACCCTGACCGGCTTTATGCTAACCGTGACCGCCATTGGTTTGGGCGCCTGGGTATTTATGCTCAAAAGAGAGCGTATCATGAATGATTTGCAATCGGCGACAGAGCAGGAAATACATTTTTTCGATGCCCTTAATGATACCTTGTCCGGATTTAAGGAAATTAAGCTTAACAGAATAAAAAGCCATGATCTTTTTGAGCACCAGGATCAAATCGCCACAGATGTTAAGACTTTAAAGAGCCGGGCCGGTATAAACTCTGTCTTTGTAATGATGTTTTCGGAAATATTCTTTTATATCCTTATTGCCACCATTTTATTTATCTGGCCTTTTTTCAACGGCACCGACCCGGGAACCATTATTAAATTAACCGCTTCGATCCTCTTTATTATGGGGCCGCTGAATTTATTGTTTGGCTCTTTCCCCCTGTTTATTAAAGCGGATGTCGCGGTTAATAATTTGCGTGAACTGGAACAAAAAGTTGACACTGCCTCGCAAGGATTTCAGCTCGGTGAGCCCCCCGAGCACAAGCCGTTCACCTTTGAACGCATACATTTTCAAGATGTCCGTTTTCAGTATGTTGATAAGGAAGGGGCAGCCCAGTTTAAGGTGGGCCCGGTTAATCTCGACCTGCGCTTTGGCGAGACGGTGTTTATTGTTGGCGGCAACGGCAGCGGCAAATCAACGCTGCTGAAATTATTAACCGGACTTTATTACCCCGTCAGCGGTGAAATCACCATAAACGGCGAACTCCTGGACCAGGATCTTTATGCCGATTACCGGGAATTATTTGCCATTGTTTTTACCGACTTTCATTTGTTTGATCGCTTATACGGCATCCAGGATATCGACAGCTCCAAAGTAAATGCCTTGATTAAAGAAATGGGGCTGGCCGGTAAAACCCGCTTTAAAAACGGCGCCTTTACCAATACCGCCCTCTCAACCGGGCAGCGTAAGCGTTTGGCTTATATTAATACGGTTTTGGAAGATAAGCAGATCTACATCTTTGATGAGCTGGCGGCGGATCAAGACCCCGGTTTTCGCAAACGCTTTTATGAAGTCCTGTTACCCGGACTTAAGGAGCAAGGCAAAACCATTATTGCCGTTACCCATGATGACAAGTATTTCGCAACAGCTGACAGGGTACTTAAAATGGATGAAGGACAGCTGTCAGAAAATGGCGTTAAGGGAAATTGATATGACGCTGTTGATAGCAATGATGGGGATGGACGCCTGTGATTAAACATAAATCCGGGCTCACGCGGATAACACATTACCGCCATTTCGGCTTATGTGTTGCCTTGTTGCTGGTATCGGTTTTTACCGGGACTTATTTTGCCTATGAGCACCGTTACCAGCTGGAAGTTATGATGGATGATTTTGTTGAGCCAGAAGATGAGGTGTCAGCGCCGGCAGTTGATAAGCGGCCAAAGCTTATTGCCACTTTTCGCGACCAGCCGCCCAATATGTTTTATTACTCCAAGGGGCGTTTTTCCGGGCCGCTACGGGTAATGCTGGAACAGGCGACCAGCGAGATAGGTTATGCACTGGAGTGGCGTCAGGCAGCCTTGTCGGCTAGCCTCACCGGCTTGGCAGATAACAGTGTCGATATAGTGCCTCATATCCGCTCCCGCACCCGGGAGAGAGAGAAACTGTATCGCTACAGTATCAGCATCAGGGAAGAGCAAAGGTCTATTTACTTTGCCCAGTGGGAGCATGACCCTAAAGTGATTAGCAACTTAAACGATCTTGAGGGCATGGCGGTGGGTTATCCGCAAGGTAATTATTTTAATACCCAATTTCAACAGGCGAGTCATTTTAAAAAAGAGCCGTATTCGTCGATTGAGTCAATGGTCATGGCCTTTCACCGCCAGGAGATCACTGTCATGCTGGTCAGCAGCAAGCGGGAGGTTGAACAGCGCCTGCAAGCCGTTGGCGCCAGGAGTGTTAAATACGCAGACTTTACCCTGGATGATAACCCGGAACTCTATTTTTTATATTCAAAGAATCCGGCACTACAAGCTGTCTATGATCGTTTGGATCAGGCGTTGAGCGATATGAAAAAGCGGGGGGAAGTTGAGGATATTTTCCACAGTTTTGCCCTTGCCGCACCAGAAAAGGGATCGCAGGAGCCTTCTGGTTACGATAAATATGAATGGAGACTTAAATGAGTAAGATAAAATTTTGGCTCAAAGACCACATACCTTACTTTATTGTATTGTTTTTGTTGATCCTATTGTTTTTTGCTGCCTTTTGGCCGCGTATTCTGGTGTTTATTAAACCGGGGGAAGCCGGGGTTATTTATCGCCTGTTAACCAAAGGTACCGTGACCGATTACATTTTCCCCGAGGGCTTACATGTGATCCTGCCGATAGATACCATGTATATATACGATACGCGTATGCAAGTGATATTGCACGATTTTGAGGTATTAACCAAAGCGGGTTTGCCTATCATGCTTACTTTGGCCGTTCGTTACCAACCCATTTACGAATTGTTGGGGGTGTTGCATCAAAAGGTGGGTCCCGACTATCCGGATAAGATCATCTTGCCGCAGATCGAATCCGTGCTCAGGCAGAATATCGGCGGGTTAACACCGGAAGATGTTTATACCAACCGGGAAGGTGTGTTAAGTGACATCATTACCCTGGCCCTGGAAGAAGTGGGACGTAAATATATTCATGTAGATGACATTATTATCCGCTCGGTGGAGCTGCCCGAGAGTGTGCGTGCTTCAATCGAGGAGAAATTGGTTAATGAGCAGCAATTTTTAGCTTATAACTTTAAGTTGCAGCGGGAAGAACAAGAGGCCGAACGTAAGCGGATAGAGGCCGGGGGGATACGCGACTACCAGAAAATCATTACCCCGACCTTAAATGAAAACCTGTTAAAATGGCAAGGTATTCAGGCGACATTGGAGCTGTCGGAGTCGCCTAACAGTAAAGTGGTGGTCATCGGCGCCGGCGAAGATGGCCTGCCGATCATTTTGGGTGGCCAATGATATATTTACAAGTGATGTGTAATCGGGCTATTGGCACTTTTCGGCCGCTGTTGGCGGGCTTGTTGCTGGTTGGCTTAACGGCATGCGGTCAGCCGGAATTGGGCACCACGGCGATCGAAAGAACGGCAATGATCAGACAAAATTATGCCGCCGGCAAGGATATAGATATTGCCCTGGTTTGGCATAAAGATAAAAAACAATTTCGCGACGGGGCAATCCTGGCGGCAGAAGAAATCAATGCCGAAGGAGGCATTGACGGACATCAGCTGAGGCTGCACTTTACCGAAGCCTCTTCCTTTTTAAAGAGTCATCATGTCGGTCGCGCCATGCTCGAAGGTCGCTACCGTAATGCCAAGCAGGTTGCCGGTGCCGACATCGCCCACCGGGTGGTTGCCCGAAACAATGTGTCGGCGGTGATCAGTGCCGATATTCCGGTGGAATCAGCCCTGTCATCTATGGTGGTTTACAAAAAACACGGCGTTTTATTTCTCAATGCCGGCAGTAGTTACTCAAGCATCGACTGGGTTGCCAACGACTTATATTTTCAGCTGCTGCCGCCGAATAAAATCCTTGCAGACAACATTGCCGCTGAAATCAAACAGCAGAAGTGGCAAACGGTTTTTATTGCCTATCTTGATACCTATCACGAGACCGAAGTGATTGAGTTGCTCAGAACCGAATTGGTTAACGACGGCATAACACTGTCGGGCTCTTATGCCATGCAGCTTGGTGAGGGAAATTTAAACCGGGGTTACCAGGGACGCTTGCGGGCATCGCTTGCAGAATTACGCTACAGTGACACCGATGCCATTATTTTACTGATGCCGCCAAAACTGGCTGCTCATGTGATACATTTTACACGTGAAATCGGTGTGCTACAGCCGTTTCTCGGGAGCAGGGAGTTCAATTCGCCGAAGGAGTTTATTGATATTGTCGGCGAGCACGGCATCGGCACCCGGACAACAACTCTTTACCGCGCGGGTGATTATCAGGTTAAACGTTTTGAAGAAAAGTTTAATCAACGCTTTACTGGTAGTAAGGCCAACGTATCGGCCATGTTGGGGTATGACAGTGTTCGTCTCTATGCTCAGGGGGTTGCAAGTGCCAAAACCGTTGTCCCGATCCAAGTCAGTGAGGCGCTGAACTACCGCTTGCCGGTATGGTTTGGTTTACTCGGCAGTTATAGTTTTAATGAAGGGGAGAGTGTCAACATCAATTACTCCATACTACAGCTGGTCAGCCGTAAAGACGGGACGCTGGGATTTGTTGCTGAAAATGATGCTAACTAATACGGACATACTTTTTAATTTGGAGGGCATATGTTTACTGCTTTTTCGCTGTCGCTATTTCTCAGCTTGGTTATAGGCTATTTAGGCCGCAGACGCCGTATCGGATTTTGGGGACTGACATTTGGCTCTTTATTGCTCACGCCAATCGTTGGCCTGATATTACTTTTAATTACCGATGATGTGCCCCAGCCAGAGCAATACCGGCACAAGTAGGCCTTATGCTTGATATCTGGCATATCACACTTGATCAGGACCCTGGCTCCTTGCCGCAAGTGCTGGATGAAAACGAACGGGCACGTGCGGCAGCATGCCAGTTTGACCACCACAGACGGCAGTTCATGGTGTCGCATATTGCCACGCGGCTGATACTGGCGTCATATTGCGCAACAGATGCCGCTAAACTGGTTTTTGAGCATAATGCTTACGGCAAACCTTTCCTGGCCGATCATAAGCCGTTGGTGTTTAGTCTCTCACATGCGGATGAAATGGCCTTATGCGCCGTCGGTAACGGCGAAGCACTTGGTGTCGATATCGAAAAAATACGCCCGATAGCCAGCACAGAGATGGCGGAGCGTTTTTTTTCACCGACAGAGCATCAGCTATTTGCCCGTTTGCCGCGGGGGCAGCAACAAGACGCATTTTTTACCTGCTGGACCCGTAAAGAAGCCTATATCAAAGCCAAAGGACTTGGCCTGGCGTTGCCGCTTGAGCGATTTTCGGTGACAGTCAGTCCTGATCTGCCCGCGGAACTGCTGAGCAGTGACTTTTCAACAGAAGATGCCATCCGGTTTCGGCTAATGGATATAGAGGTTGCCTGCGGCTATAAAGCCGCTCTGGCTTATGCCGGCCCGCCGCCGGGAAAAGTGATGCAGTATCACTTTTCCCGGCGGCCGGATGGGGGAATATTTTTAACGCCCCTAAAACCGCAGGGCGACAATGACCAGGT encodes:
- a CDS encoding 4'-phosphopantetheinyl transferase family protein, translating into MLDIWHITLDQDPGSLPQVLDENERARAAACQFDHHRRQFMVSHIATRLILASYCATDAAKLVFEHNAYGKPFLADHKPLVFSLSHADEMALCAVGNGEALGVDIEKIRPIASTEMAERFFSPTEHQLFARLPRGQQQDAFFTCWTRKEAYIKAKGLGLALPLERFSVTVSPDLPAELLSSDFSTEDAIRFRLMDIEVACGYKAALAYAGPPPGKVMQYHFSRRPDGGIFLTPLKPQGDNDQVIDRTINGVNFKPLVVGS
- a CDS encoding prohibitin family protein, producing MSKIKFWLKDHIPYFIVLFLLILLFFAAFWPRILVFIKPGEAGVIYRLLTKGTVTDYIFPEGLHVILPIDTMYIYDTRMQVILHDFEVLTKAGLPIMLTLAVRYQPIYELLGVLHQKVGPDYPDKIILPQIESVLRQNIGGLTPEDVYTNREGVLSDIITLALEEVGRKYIHVDDIIIRSVELPESVRASIEEKLVNEQQFLAYNFKLQREEQEAERKRIEAGGIRDYQKIITPTLNENLLKWQGIQATLELSESPNSKVVVIGAGEDGLPIILGGQ
- a CDS encoding ABC transporter substrate-binding protein; this translates as MIYLQVMCNRAIGTFRPLLAGLLLVGLTACGQPELGTTAIERTAMIRQNYAAGKDIDIALVWHKDKKQFRDGAILAAEEINAEGGIDGHQLRLHFTEASSFLKSHHVGRAMLEGRYRNAKQVAGADIAHRVVARNNVSAVISADIPVESALSSMVVYKKHGVLFLNAGSSYSSIDWVANDLYFQLLPPNKILADNIAAEIKQQKWQTVFIAYLDTYHETEVIELLRTELVNDGITLSGSYAMQLGEGNLNRGYQGRLRASLAELRYSDTDAIILLMPPKLAAHVIHFTREIGVLQPFLGSREFNSPKEFIDIVGEHGIGTRTTTLYRAGDYQVKRFEEKFNQRFTGSKANVSAMLGYDSVRLYAQGVASAKTVVPIQVSEALNYRLPVWFGLLGSYSFNEGESVNINYSILQLVSRKDGTLGFVAENDAN